The DNA sequence CAAGACTTGTTGGTCCTTATAATGTATATTTATGGTTGTAGGATGATGCATGTGCAAATGGCTCACATTGCACATGTTTGTTATTACTGGACAATCAAGGAATACAGAGGAATAAAGGGCAACCTTAGTGAGATTGTTTCTTTTAGCTATGGTCTGTTTTTAATGGTGTCGACactgagaaaaatacagaatatcatTAGACTGATACTTTCGCCGCATTTCATGCACATATGTGTGTTTACTTGTATGTGTTGTGTGTAGATACATCAAGCTTGGTGCAAGACATCCTGAGTCAAACACAGCTGGTATGGACATCTTTGCCAAGTTTTCTGCTTATATCAAGAACTCCAAACCAGATGCAAATGAGGGTAAGTTACCTGTCTCTATCTTGAGCACCACACATGCACTCAGGCTGATGGTAGCTGCATTAAGCGGAGATCCAGAAACCTTCCCATTGTGTAGGGAGTACTCTCTGGTTGCTAGGTGATGTTGGTAGCCCTGCCCTGATTGGTGGATTATGGCCTGACTCAGGAACACAGAGCTTTTGTTCTGCTGCCGCCTCCTGTCCCTTTGCTCCCCATCTCACCTGGAGCTTTCCTGAAAATCACACAGCGGTTATCCTGAGAATGAACTAGTGCTCACAATCTCATCCTCCACGTTTCCATTTTTATATCACCCAGACCCGGTAAAAGAAAGGCCAAATCAGAAATGGAACCAATAAGATTATTGGAGCGatatgaaaaatatgtaaattttttttttttttttttttttaaaagaggttAACAAATAGAATTGCTTCCCTGGAAGGATGTTtatagtatttaaaaaaaaagaaaaaaagaattttatgtcatgttttagTTGGCTGCCTTCCGCCTTTGGAAAATATTGAACCATGGTAAGCTGGATGTGAAAGCCAAGGCTATGTCAACAGACATGAGACCGAATCTCATGGGTCAATGATAAGTGCTCTGCAAAGCAACAGGTTAAGTCTCCCACTTTACTACTGAATCTAGTTAGTGTTCACATTCATATCATATTTTCTAACAATGGAATGAATAGTTAATGAATAATCTCTAAACAGATTAATGGATGATGGGTGAAGACAGAATATCACCTGTTCAGTCAAATGCATTCCTTTGAAACGTGTGGTATGTAGGAAGCTTTTCAGCAGCAAGCCATTATTTTACACcattattataataaattatGTTAGAATGCACAGGCGATCAAGAtgtgatgtttaaaatgtgcacatTGTGGATATCTTGTCATGAAATGCTGCCCCCATGTGGCTGATCAGCATATGGGTGAGGTTCCAGTAAAATGCCTCAAGAAGCAAAAAGTTGATTACTTTCTAATACATTAGCCTTAAACTAGTTTTAGTGCTTTTGTAATatcttttgcacatttgcagCTCTGGAGCGCGGGCTGCTGAAGACACTGCAGAAGCTGGATGAGTACCTTCGCTCACCACTGCCTGATGAGATCGACCACAACAGCATAGAAGATGTCAAAGTCTCCACCCGCAAATTCTTGGACGGAGAGGAAATGACCTTGGCTGACTGCAACCTTCTGCCCAAGCTGCACATAGTCAAGGTGAGAATGTTCGTGTTTTAAGAATCACTGAATCATGCTGGTCGTGTTAAACATCTAGGTACAGTGTAACACACTAACAGGAGTTTTCACCTAATTAGCCTAATTAGACATATTCTCAAGACTGCATGGGAGCGTACAGACTGTACTGGACAGAAATCTCATCTCCTGTTAGACTGGAATTACAGCTATtcacactattcatggtttacCGCTCTTATTGTTGGTGTTCatgtttcttaaattttaaTAAACTCAACCACTGCTCCCATGttctacattttctgtcatttcaaggACATTTATGCAACTCTGTGGAGCTGCAACTACTCattgtttccatttttaattatttgccaGGTATTTTATATTTAAGTGGCTActataatgtcagaaaattgtgtaTATGCtggaaagcagaaaaacaatagCTTTTTCATCTTGGGCTtttgctgacattttacagaccaaacagcCTTCCATTATTCAAGACAATGAAAAtagtcattagttgcagccctatcaaaatgtcttgttttgtcagactaataaaccaaaatctaaaaaaaaaatcaccacaaggaAAACATAATTGATTTTAGCAATCAATCAATCGACTATCAAAGGTGTTTGCAGATTAGTTACGCATCAGTGAACTAATCACTCAGTTGACTTGTTTAACTGTTCTATGGTCATAATGCCTTGTGTCACAGTACAGAATACTTTTTATTGTACTGTAAGTACACAGCTTACATTGCCCTGACAATAATAGTAGACTattaaacaagacaaagaaaagcagcaatcCCTCATTATTATGAAGGTGGAAGTGGAGAACATTAGAATGGCCACATTATAAATTTATTTCCTTTTGATTGATTAAATGATTGACCACACACTTTGTTTAATTCTTTAAGAAGTTTAATTCTGAACAGATTGATGCTGTATTTGGGTAGTTCTGAGTTTTTCTAATATTGACTACATGTAATCTAGTTTCTTGTTGCTGTACTGAGTTTGTAACAGTTCACAGCTGAGTTGGTGAAGGTTGCATCGTATGATTTTTGAGCTCCAACTATTCCTCCAGGTGGTGGCAAAGAAGTACAGAGGTTTCGACATTCCGAAAGAGATGACGGCTATCTGGAAGTATCTGAACAACGCTTACACCCGCGAAGAGTTCACCAACACCTGCCCCAGTGACAAGGAGATCGAGATCGCCTACGCAGACGTAGCCAAGAGGCTGGTCAAATAAgctcctctccctccatccctcacTCCCATGACCCCCCCTCTATACACTCCCCTCCACAGCACCTGGACTGATGTGCTCATTCacgagaaagaaaaaaaaaaaaaactctggacttcttttccttctctcctCATCTAGAGCCACACCCCAATGCATAAACTGTTCtttgccattatttttttcccctccggTTTTTATGAAGGTTTCTTTAGTTGAATCAGCCAAGGCCACC is a window from the Amphiprion ocellaris isolate individual 3 ecotype Okinawa chromosome 20, ASM2253959v1, whole genome shotgun sequence genome containing:
- the clic4 gene encoding chloride intracellular channel protein 4 — protein: MSLSVPQNGVKADNEPVIELFVKAGSDGESIGNCPFSQRLFMILWLKGVVFNVTTVDLKRKPADLQNLAPGTHPPFITFNGEVKTDVNKIEEFLEDILCPPKYIKLGARHPESNTAGMDIFAKFSAYIKNSKPDANEALERGLLKTLQKLDEYLRSPLPDEIDHNSIEDVKVSTRKFLDGEEMTLADCNLLPKLHIVKVVAKKYRGFDIPKEMTAIWKYLNNAYTREEFTNTCPSDKEIEIAYADVAKRLVK